Part of the Flavobacterium sp. MDT1-60 genome, AATGTTCGCTTGGTTCAGTGCGTTTGTTGAGTGTGAAAAGTATAAGTTCTGATTGTTTTTTCTCAGGAGAAACTGCTTTTATTGATTTTCGTGCTGTTTTTTCGTTTTCAACAATATAATGATCTATAAAATCGATGCTTCTTTTTACGGTTTGAGGCAAAACATCCATCGGATCGCTTTCGCCCATTGTTGTTGGAATTAAATATAGCTTTCCTGGAAGTTTCATGTGATTTATTTTATAGATTATAAAATGAAATATTTTCAATTATAAGTTGCTAAATAATTGAAAACAGATAAGTTAAGAATGTTTTTCGATAAGTTTTTTAGAAATGATGTCAGCAACTTCGTCTAACATTTGGTAAACATTGTCAAAACCATTTACAGCTCCAAAATAAGGATCTGGAACATCTACATTTTCACCGGGAAATAATTCGTTTAAAATAAGATGAACTTTATTTTTATGTTCTGGAGTTTTTGCAAGATGAAGGACATCGCGATAATTCGAATTATCCATTACATAGATATAATCGAATTCATCAAAGTCAGCAATTTTAAATTGTCTCCCTTTTTGATTGTCAATGCATAAGCCGTTTTTTTGGGCAATCGCAATAGAACGTTTGTCAGGTGCGTGACCCACATGCCAGGATCCTGTTCCAGCTGAATCAACTGTGAATTTGTCTTTTGGAAGTTTAGATGCCAAAATTCCTTCTGCTAAAGGCGATCTGCAAATATTTCCCAAACAAACCATTAAAATTTTTACAGGCATGATTCGCGTTTATAGCGTTAATTTTTTGTTGATGTCTTCGACAAATTTTTTGAATTGTTTGTCTGTAGAAACTAAATTGTCAACGGTTTTACAAGCGTGTAATACGGTAGCGTGATCGCGATCTCCAATTTGTGAGCCAATGTTTGCCAAAGAAGCTTTAGTAAATTTCTTTGCAAAAAACATAGCTAATTGTCTCGCCTGAACAACGTGCCTTTTCCTGGTTTTAGATTGAAGTGTTTCAATATCCAACTGAAAATAATCAGACACAATTTTTTGAATATAATCGATAGAGATCTCTCTCTTCACGTTTTTAACAAATTTCTCTACAACACTTTTAGCCAACTCGATAGTAACTTCTTTTTTGTTGAAAGAAGATTGGGCAATTAACGAAATAATGGCGCCTTCAAGTTCACGAACATTGCTTTTGATGTTACGGGCAACATATTCAATAATGTCTTCCGGCATTTCGACACCATCGCGGTAAAGAATATTTTTCAAGATTGAAATACGAGTTTCGTAATCTGGCTGATGTAACTCAGCAGATAATCCCCATTTGAAACGAGATAATAAACGTTGCTCAATATCCTGCATATCAACAGGAGCTTTATCCGAAGTTAAAATTACCTGTTTTCCATTTTGGTGCAGGTAATTAAAAATATGGAAAAATACGTCCTGAGTTCCTGATTTTCCAGATAAAAACTGAACATCATCAATAATCAAAACGTCAATTAATTGGTAAAAGTGAATGAAATCATTACGATTATTCTTTTTAACCGAATCAATATATTGTTGTGTGAAAATTTCGGCAGAAATATATAAAACCGTTTTTTCAGGATATTTGTCTTTTACTTCAACACCAATAGCGTGTGCTAAGTGTGTTTTTCCTAAACCAACTCCTCCAAAAATTAATAACGGATTAAATGACGTCCCTCCAGGTTTATTGGCAACAGCCATACCTGCAGAACGCGCCAAACGGTTAGAATCTCCTTCAAGGAAATTATCAAAACTGTAGTTAGCATTTAATTGCGACTCAATTTTTAAATTTCTAATTCCGGGAATTACAAACGGATTTTTAAGTTCAGGATTTAAGTTTTTAAACGGAGCATCAACCTCTTGAGGTTTCATTGGTACTCTGTTCGAACTTGGTAGCTGCTCAGTAAACGGTTGTTTATTTCCGTAAGTGTTCTCCATTTTAATTTTATAGAGTAACTTTGCGTTTTTTCCCAGTTCTTTGGTAAGCGCAACTTTTAATAATTTAACGTAATGTTCTTCTAACCATTCGTAGAAAAATTTACTTGGTACTTGAATATATAACGCGTTGTCGGTTAGCTCAACTGATTTGATTGGTTCAAACCAAGTTTTATAGGCTTGATCTTGAATATTGTCCTTTATAAAAGACAAACAGTTTTCCCATACCGATTGAGCAGTTTTAGTCATAGATTCAGATAAATTTTTAATTATTGATAAAGATTCTCCTAATAAAAAGGGAGCAATTTTATTCCGTATTTCGGGATAACAAATATGTGAACAAATTTCTGTAAAAAAAAATATTTTGGAGTCTAATTTTATAAAAAAATGTTGTAAGTAAACTTTTGGAAGTTAATTTTTTTTAATCAATAAATAATGAAAAATCATCAAACGCAAGTGCGTGTTCGTTACTCTGAAACAGACCAAATGGGGGTTGTTTATCACGGAAATTATATTCCATATTTTGAGATCGGACGCGTGGAATGGCTTAGAGACAAAGGGATTTCGTATAAAAGTATGGAAGAAAGCGGAATTGGACTGCCAATTGTTTCAATGCAAATAAATTATAAAAAATCAGCGCGCTATGATGAGCTTCTTACGATTCATACTACTTTCAAAAGTCAATCTTCTGTTAAGATTGAATTCGACTGTGCGATCTTTAACGAAGCGAATGAGTTATTAACAACTGCGGTATTTATTTTAGTATTTATTTCGTTAAAATCAGGTCGTCCAACAGCACCTCCGGATTATATTTTAGAATTATTTAAAACACTGGTGTAATTGTTAAAATGATGTGTATTTTTATATTAAATTATATAATTTTTATATCGATTTCAAACATTAAATCAAAAATGTCGAATACTAATTCGGCATTTTTTTTTCGTGTTTTTGTGATTATTTTACCAATTGGAAGTCCGGATTCTTCATCAATTTCCATTTCCTGAGAAGTAATTTCCAGTTTTTTTTCTTTGATGACCCGCATTACTTTGTTCATATTTTTATAATCAAAAGAGATTAAAAAATGAACGTCAATTGTTTTTTCGATGATTTCACAAACTTCAAGCGTCATTTGTGCGGTTGTTTTGTAAGCTGCTATCAATCCGCCAACACCCAATTTAACTCCACCAAAAATTCGGACTACAACTACTAAAAGATTAGTTAATCCAAAAGACTGAATTTGACCATAAATCGGAGCGCCGGCTGTATTGCTCGGTTCGCCGTCGTCATTAGCCCGATAGGATATTTTTGGAGCTGTTCCCAATTGATATGCATAACAATAATGAACGGCATGAGGATGCTGTTTTTTTAAGTTTTCGATAATTGGTTTTACTTCGTCTTCATTTTCAATGGGAAAAGCATAACCAAAGAATTTACTTCCTTTTTCCTTAAAAAGCACTTCTTCAGATTTAAAAGCAATGGTTTGGTAGGTATCGTTATATTCCAAAAGTAAATTTCTAAATTATGTTTGTTTTTTTTGCCAGAGAGTTGATTTTACCGCAAAGAACGCAAAGTTTATTTTTTGGTGTGTTTACAATTGGCTTTATTAAGTTCGCAAAGCTGTTTTGGTGAATTTTGCGTAAACCCTTTGCGAACTTTGCGGTTAAAGTATGTCGCTAATTATAAAATTACTTTAATCTTTAATATGTGGTAAAATAATTTTTGCTGCTATAATATTTTTTTATCAAATAAATCCACGACATCTTCCTGGCCCACTTGTAAATTCCAAACGTGGAAACCTAAAGCAGCGGCCGAATCTGTGTTTTCTTTTTTATCGTCAACAAACAAAGTGCGCTTTGGCAATAATTCATGTTTGTTGATTAAATATTGAAAAACATCAGCATTTGGTTTTCGCTTTCCAATTTCAAAAGAGAAATAAACTTTTTCAAAACATTGATAGAAATCGCTGTAAAATGAAATGCCACTTTTGGTTTCGAAAGTTTCAATATGAATGGAATCTGTATTGCTCAATAAAAATAAACGGTATTTTTTTGAAAGCATTTGCAGAAACTCTAATCTGTATAAAGGGAAATCAGCCAGAACGGCATTCCAGGCTTCCAGAATTTCTTCAATCGAAGCATTTGGAAGTTGTTTTTGAAAACCTGCCAGAAAATCATCATGCGAAATATCTCCGGTTTCAAACAAAACATTCAAGCGATCCAATTCTGAATTCCATTCCGTCATGCCTAACTTCTGCAATCCTGAAATAGTAGCCTGTTTGTCTAAATTGATAAAGATATCCCCAAAGTCAAAAATTATAGTATCAATCATGATTTCTAACGTATATTAATTCATCGTTTTGAATATGAGTTTTTGTTGTAGTTTTCTTTTGAAGAACCGGGGCCTTTGTTCCTATATTAAAAGTATTCTCTCCAATAAAAATACGAGCTTCATCCCAAATGTCCTGGTCGATAAAAGCTTGTAAAGTCTGTAAACCGCCTTCAATAATAATAGACTGAATTTGGGTTTGATATAAAACGGCTAAAATCTGCGGGATTATATTTTGATTAAAATCGATTACTTCAAAGGTAGTGTTTTCTGATGAAAAGTTAATTTGAGATTTCGTAAATACGATAGTTTTTACACTGTCATCAAAAATAAAACTCTCTTTTGAAATGCGATTATTTTGATCTAAAACAATTCTTACAGGATTATCTCCAGACCAATCTCTGGTATTTAATTTCGGATTATCATCAACGACAGTTTGAGTACCAACTAAAATAGCCTGTTCTTCACTTCGCCATTTATGAACCAATTGTCTTGAATATTGATTGGTAATCCAAACGGGTTTTCGTTCCTTATTAGTTTGTTTTTCAGGCGCTAGAAATCCGTCCTGGCTTTCGGCCCATTTTAATATAATATAAGGTCTCTTCTTATTATGAAAAGTAAAAAAACGTTTATTAAGCTCGTAGCATTCTTTTTCTAAAACACCTACGGTAACATTTATTCCGGCTGCAATTAGTTTTTTAATTCCGTTTCCGGCTACTTTTTCATTTGGATCTACGGTTCCAACAACGACATTCGGAATTTCATTTGCAATAATTAAATCACAACAAGGCGGCGTTTTTCCAAAATGACTGCAAGGTTCTAAACTCACATAAATAGTGGCCTTTTTTAGTAACGATTTATCTTTTACAGATCGAACCGCATTAACTTCTGCATGTGGTTCACCAGCCTTTTTATGCCAGCCTTCACCTATAATTTGGTCGTTATAAACAATTACGCTTCCTACCATTGGATTTGGGTAAGTTGTCCCAAAACCATTTTTGGCAAGTTCAATGCAGCGTTTTATATATTTTTCATGTGTATTCACGATACAAAAGTAATTATTTTTGAGTTTAGTGCGATAGTAATTGATATATGATAAGAAACTATCAAAAAACTATTTTTACTTTTGTAGATATTACAAGAATAAACAAAATATGGAAAATTGGCTTATTAGAAAGATTAAAAAAGAAGACAATCAGACAGTTGCAAAATTAATAAGATCCGTTTTTGATGAAATGGAAATTCCGAAAGTAGGTACAGCCTATGAGGATCCTTATTTAGATTTGATGTTTGAGGAGTATAATAAACCGCGATCCGTTTATTTTGTGGTTGAAAATGAAGGTAAAATAGTGGGCTGTTGCGGAATTGCACCTTTAGAAAATGGCGATCCTGCAATTTGTGAACTACAAAAAATGTATTTTTTGCCTGAAACGCGAGGTTTAGGAATTGGCAGTAAAATGATGGAGAAATGTTTGGAGCAGGCTAAAGTTTTTGGTTTTGAAAAATGTTACATAGAGACGATGCCTTTTATGCATGCAGCTCAAAAATTATATAAAAAATCAGGTTTTGAATATTTAGATGCGCCGATGGGATGTACCGGGCATAGTTCTTGTCCGATTTGGATGTTGAAAGATTTGTAAAACAATTGTAACAAATTAGTTTTTGCAATACTTATTTTGAAAGAAAATTGGCTTTCGCCGAAAAGATAATACTCAAAGACCCGAAATGAAAATCAAACAATACCGGACTCAGTTTATAAAAGAATTATCACCTTTTTACGATGCGTATGAAGCGGAAAGTTTTTTCTATTTAATTTTAGAAGACAAACATAAATTAAGGCAAATTGATTTGGCCTTAAATCATGATTTGAATTTTTCTGAAAGTGATTTCGTGGTTTGGAATACATTGTTGAGTCAATTAAAAAAAGAAGTTCCGATACAGTATTTACTTGGGAAAACAAGTTTTTATGGTTTGGATTTTGAAGTAAATGAAAATGTTTTGATTCCGAGACCAGAAACGGAAGAATTGGTTGAATGGATTATAAATGAGAATTCAAAAACGGATAAAACTAAAAAACTTAGAATTTTAGATATCGGAACAGGAAGTGGCTGTATTGCTATTTCATTGGCTAAAAACCTTCCAAATGCTGAAGTTTATGGTTTTGATGTTTCGAAAAAAGCTATAGAAACGGCCAAAAGAAACGCTATAAATAATAAAGTTGATGTGACTTTTGTCCTTTTGGATATTTTAGAAACCGATCTGATTACCTCCAATTTTGATATAATTGTTTCGAATCCACCCTATGTTCGGAATTTAGAAAAAGAAGAAATCAAAAAGAATGTTTTGGATTACGAGCCACATTTGGCTCTTTTTGTAGAGGATAACGACGCTTTGATCTTTTACAGAAAAATAGCTGTTTTGGCGAAAAACAGTCTTTTGGAAAATGGTCAATTGTTTTTTGAAATCAATCAGTATTTAGGGAAAGAAATGATGGATTTGATGGAAACAATGAATTATAAAAATATTGAATTGAAAAAAGATATTTACGATAATGACCGCATGATTTCCTGCAAGGTTTCCAAAACCTTGTAGGTTTGAATTTTTATAAGCTGATAAAATAAACACCTACAAGGTTTTGTTCCGAAGCTTCGGGATTGCAGGAGAACATCTTAAAAGTTTAAAACTTCTAATCTAGCCCCGATAGTAGTGGAAATCCTTTTTTGCTGGGGTTCAGCAAAAAAGATTGAAACGAATAGCGGGACAAAACATCTTATAAAACGACTTGCTTCTGCTTCAAATTAAAAAATTATTCATAACGCAAAGCCTCAATAGGATCTAGTTGAGAAGCTTTTATAGCGGGATATAAGCCGGAAACGATGGCAACCATAAAACTGGTCGCAAAAGCTGCAAAAATCGCCATCCACGGAATAACAAATGCAAAACTCATTGCAGCTGCAAATGCAAAACCGATTAAAATTCCTAATACAATACCCACCATACCTCCAATTTGCCCGATCAATAAAGTTTCGATAAAAAACTGAACAGAGATGGTGACTTTTGTTGCGCCTAAAGCTTTACGTACACCAATTTCGCGGGTGCGCTCTGTAACCGAAACAATCATAATATTCATCAACGCAATTGACGATCCAAGAATAGTGATAATACTAATAATCCACGAAGCCCACCCTAAATATTTAGTGATTCCAAGAATTCGGTTAATTAAATCGTCGCTTCGGCCAATACCAAAATTATTATCACGAACCGGACTTAATTTACGAACTCTTCGCATGGTGCTTGTGGCATTATCAACAGCTTCATCTAAAAGTTCTTTTTTAGAAACCATTACGCTCATTGTATAATTAATGTTTGGAGCTGTAAATAAGGAACGCGCCACCTGAATTGGAATTAAAACTCTTAAATCCTGGCTATTTCCAAATGTTGATCCTTTTTCTTTCAGGACTCCAATGACTTTAAAACGGGCGCCTCGAATCGAAATTATTTTGTCAATTGGGTTGACATCTTTTAGTAAGCCTTTTTCAAAATCAGAACCTACAACACAAGAATAAGTATTGTTTTCAATATCAAACTGATTGAAAGAACGGCCTAAACTTATTTCTAAGCCTGAGTTGCTTATAAAATGTTCATCAACCCCAAGAACTTTAATTTCAGGATCTGTTTTTTGATCTAGAAATTTCACTTCTGCTGTAGAGGTTGCGGTAAAAGAAAGAGAAGTTTCGGTAAAAGGATATTTGTATTTGTTTTTGAAAGCAACTGCTTCCGGATATGAAATAATTGGATTTACGATTTCGCGTTTATTCCCGCCACGATTTTTTACGTTGTTTTCGTATTGATTGATGTTGAAAGTGTTAGCTCCCATAGAAGCAAAATTGGTAGAAACGGTATTTTCGAGAGCCGTTACAACTGTCAGGATTCCAACAAGTGCTGTAATACCAATCGCAATGATTAATACGGTCAGAATCGTTCGCAGCAATTGTGTTTTGATGGAACCAAAAGCAATTCGGATATTTTCTTTAAATAATTTTAGCATCATGACCAATTTGTCACGAAAATACGTTTTTTGTTACAAGTTTGTTTTCGAACTGCCAATATTTATTTTAAAAAATAAGATATTTGCAGACGATTTAAGAATTCAATATTTTGATTTCTAAAATCCATTAATCTAAAAAGGTTTTGAATTTTAAGTTTCCAAAGAATCTAAAATCTAAAATCTACAATCTAAAATAACAAAGATGGCTTCAAAACCAAGTATACCACAAGGAACAAGAGATTTTTCGCCTGCAGAGGTGTCAAAACGTCAATATATTATTCAGACGATAAAAAACAATTTTGAGAAATTTGGTTTTCAACCGATTGAAACTCCGTCGTTTGAAAATTCAGATACCTTAATGGGGAAATACGGAGAAGAAGGCGATCGTTTGATTTTTAAAATATTGAATTCAGGTAATTTTTTCTTCAATAAAAATAAAATTGAATTGCCGGAATCTATCGAATCGTTGCAAGTTAATTCGGCCGAAACAATTGATTTGAATCAAAGAATTGATTTGAATAAGTTTACAGGAAAAATTTCAGAGAAAGCGTTGCGTTACGATTTAACAGTTCCGTTTGCAAGGTACGTTGTACAACACCAAAACGAAATTGAATTTCCTTTTAAAAGATATCAGATTCAACCCGTTTGGAGAGCTGATCGTCCACAAAGAGGGCGTTACAGAGAATTTTATCAATGTGATGCCGATGTTGTTGGGTCAAAATCATTGTGGCAGGAAGTAGAATTGGTTCAGTTGTATGATACGGTTTTCACCTCTTTAGGTTTAGAAGGTGTTACTATCAAAATCAATAATAGAAAAATATTATCCGGAATTGCCGAAGTTATTGGTGCTTCAGATAAATTGATTGACTTTACGGTTGCTCTTGATAAACTAGATAAAATTGGTGAAGACGGAGTAAAAAAAGAGATGATCGAAAAAGGGATTGCTGAAGAGGCTTTGGTTAAAGTGCAGCCACTTTTTAGTTTTACAGGAACTTTTTCAGATAAAATAAAACAGCTTTCGAATCTGTTAGCGTCGTCAGAAGAAGGGATGAAAGGAGTGCAGGAATTGAAATTTATTTGTGACAATGTGACTACTTTAGGTTTGTCGACTGCGACATTAGATTTGGATGTAACACTTGCTCGCGGATTGAATTATTATACAGGAGCTATTTTTGAAGTAGCGGCGCCAAAAACCGTTTCAATGGGTTCTATTGGTGGCGGTGGAAGATACGACGATTTGACTGGTATTTTCGGTTTGAAAAATATGAGTGGGGTTGGAATTTCTTTTGGTTTAGACAGAATTTATCTGGTTTTGGAAGAATTGCAATTGTTCCCGGAAACCGTTGCAGCAACATCAAAAGCGTTATTTATTAATTATGGAGATGCAGAAGCGTTATATGCTTCGCAGGCAATTCAGAAATTGAGAAAAGAAAATATAAAAGTGGAATTGTATCCGGACAATGTAAAAGTTGGGAAACAGTTTCAATATGCAGATAAAAGATTGATTCCGTTTGCAGTCATTGCAGGGGAACAGGAGATTGCTTCAAATTCTTATTCGCTTAAAAATTTAGTGACAGGTGAACAGGTTTCTGTTGATTTTGAAGGGTTGAAAAATACTTTGTTGGGTTAACTGTTTGAAGTGTAGGTTTTTGTCGCAGATAGCCCAGATTTAAAGGGATTTCTTCTTAAATATCTTCTTGAAATAGTTGCTGGAGAAGAAAAAAAACTTTTAATTTGCCGACCTTAAGTTACGGGCGTAGTTCAAGGGTAGAATAGCGGTCTCCAAAACCGTTGATGGGGGTTCGAATCCCTCCGCCCGTGCAATATTTTTTACCGCAAAGAACGCAAAGATTTTTATTTAAGATACTTTAAAAAGGTAAAGTTCGCAAAGCTAAATCGATACAAAGCTTTGCGAACTTTTGCCTTTTTTATAAAAGCTAAAAATAACTTAGTGTTCTTTGCGGTAATTTTTTTTCTCAAAAACATAAAAAAAAAGCTTCGTCTAAATTGCAGACGAAGCTTTTTTTAATATAAGGTAAACTTGAATTAATAATTATTTATAAAGCCGAGGCTAACCCTTAAATTCAATTTTGATAGGTAATAATTTAGTTTTCATTATGGATTTCAAATATACTATAAACTATATCGTAATAGTCTTAAAATTATACTAAATTTTTTAACCTAAATTTGTCGTTTTAAAAGACTCATTTTTAATAAAGTGACAATTTGACATTTTAAAAGATTTGGCAGTACTTTTGCAATCCAACAAAAAGAATAAAAAATGAAGTTTAAAGATATTTTTAAAAATAAAAGTAATATGACTACGGAAAATACAGAGTTCGATCAGGAATTAGATGATGTAACGTTAGAAAACAATGCCAACGGTGAGCAATTAATTGTTGAAGAATTAAGTGTTGAAGAGCAATTGGCTCAAGACTTGGCAAAAGAAAAAGATAAATTTTTGAGATTATTTGCCGAATTTGAAAATTACAAAAAAAGAACTTCAAAAGAACGTATTGATTTGTTTAAAACAGCAAATCAGGAAGTTTTGTTAGCAATGCTTCCTGTTTTGGATGATTTTGACAGAGCGACTGTAGAGATCAACAAGTCTGACGATGAAAATTTGAAAAAAGGAGTAGAGTTAATTCACGAAAAACTAAAAAGCACTTTGGTAGCTAAAGGTTTAGAGCAAGTTGAAGTAAGAGCAGGTGATGCTTTTAACGCTGACTTTGCTGAAGCAATTACTCAAATTCCTGCACCTTCAGATAAATTGAAAGGTAAAATTGTTGATGTTATTGAAAAAGGATACAAATTAGGAGACAAAATTATTCGTTTCCCTAAAGTGGTTATTGGAAACTAATAAAAGCAAACAGAAATTTTAAATGACAATTTAAAAATTGGATTTTGGAATTTCAGATTTGTAATTTAACCTTATTATGAAAAAAGATTTTTACGAAATACTAGGCATTTCAAAAAATGCTGACGCTGCTGAAATTAAGAAAGCTTACCGAAAAAGTGCGCTAAAATATCACCCGGATAAAAATCCAGGCGACAAAGAGGCAGAAGAAAACTTTAAACTTGCGGCAGAAGCTTATGAAGTTTTAAGCGATCCTAACAAAAAAGCAAAATACGATCAATACGGACATCAGGCATTTGATGGTTCTGGCGGATTTGGCGGTGGCCACGGTGGGATGAATATGGATGACATTTTCAGCCAGTTTGGTGATATTTTTGGTGGTGGATTTGGCGGTTTCGGCGGAGGCGGAGGCGGTCCTCGTCGCGCTAAAGGAAGCAATCTTCGAATTAAAGTGAAATTAACTTTAGAAGAAATTGCTAATGGTGTTGAGAAAAAAGTAAAAGTAAAGCGTAAAGTTCAGGCTAAAGGTGTAACGTATAAAACGTGTTCTACTTGTAACGGTCAGGGACAGGTAATGCGTGTAACAAACACAATTTTAGGAAGAATGCAATCTGCATCTACTTGTCCTACTTGTGGTGGTTCTGGACAAAT contains:
- a CDS encoding low molecular weight protein-tyrosine-phosphatase — protein: MPVKILMVCLGNICRSPLAEGILASKLPKDKFTVDSAGTGSWHVGHAPDKRSIAIAQKNGLCIDNQKGRQFKIADFDEFDYIYVMDNSNYRDVLHLAKTPEHKNKVHLILNELFPGENVDVPDPYFGAVNGFDNVYQMLDEVADIISKKLIEKHS
- a CDS encoding HAD family phosphatase — translated: MIDTIIFDFGDIFINLDKQATISGLQKLGMTEWNSELDRLNVLFETGDISHDDFLAGFQKQLPNASIEEILEAWNAVLADFPLYRLEFLQMLSKKYRLFLLSNTDSIHIETFETKSGISFYSDFYQCFEKVYFSFEIGKRKPNADVFQYLINKHELLPKRTLFVDDKKENTDSAAALGFHVWNLQVGQEDVVDLFDKKIL
- a CDS encoding thioesterase family protein codes for the protein MKNHQTQVRVRYSETDQMGVVYHGNYIPYFEIGRVEWLRDKGISYKSMEESGIGLPIVSMQINYKKSARYDELLTIHTTFKSQSSVKIEFDCAIFNEANELLTTAVFILVFISLKSGRPTAPPDYILELFKTLV
- the ribD gene encoding bifunctional diaminohydroxyphosphoribosylaminopyrimidine deaminase/5-amino-6-(5-phosphoribosylamino)uracil reductase RibD, whose amino-acid sequence is MNTHEKYIKRCIELAKNGFGTTYPNPMVGSVIVYNDQIIGEGWHKKAGEPHAEVNAVRSVKDKSLLKKATIYVSLEPCSHFGKTPPCCDLIIANEIPNVVVGTVDPNEKVAGNGIKKLIAAGINVTVGVLEKECYELNKRFFTFHNKKRPYIILKWAESQDGFLAPEKQTNKERKPVWITNQYSRQLVHKWRSEEQAILVGTQTVVDDNPKLNTRDWSGDNPVRIVLDQNNRISKESFIFDDSVKTIVFTKSQINFSSENTTFEVIDFNQNIIPQILAVLYQTQIQSIIIEGGLQTLQAFIDQDIWDEARIFIGENTFNIGTKAPVLQKKTTTKTHIQNDELIYVRNHD
- a CDS encoding GNAT family N-acetyltransferase is translated as MENWLIRKIKKEDNQTVAKLIRSVFDEMEIPKVGTAYEDPYLDLMFEEYNKPRSVYFVVENEGKIVGCCGIAPLENGDPAICELQKMYFLPETRGLGIGSKMMEKCLEQAKVFGFEKCYIETMPFMHAAQKLYKKSGFEYLDAPMGCTGHSSCPIWMLKDL
- the hisS gene encoding histidine--tRNA ligase; translation: MASKPSIPQGTRDFSPAEVSKRQYIIQTIKNNFEKFGFQPIETPSFENSDTLMGKYGEEGDRLIFKILNSGNFFFNKNKIELPESIESLQVNSAETIDLNQRIDLNKFTGKISEKALRYDLTVPFARYVVQHQNEIEFPFKRYQIQPVWRADRPQRGRYREFYQCDADVVGSKSLWQEVELVQLYDTVFTSLGLEGVTIKINNRKILSGIAEVIGASDKLIDFTVALDKLDKIGEDGVKKEMIEKGIAEEALVKVQPLFSFTGTFSDKIKQLSNLLASSEEGMKGVQELKFICDNVTTLGLSTATLDLDVTLARGLNYYTGAIFEVAAPKTVSMGSIGGGGRYDDLTGIFGLKNMSGVGISFGLDRIYLVLEELQLFPETVAATSKALFINYGDAEALYASQAIQKLRKENIKVELYPDNVKVGKQFQYADKRLIPFAVIAGEQEIASNSYSLKNLVTGEQVSVDFEGLKNTLLG
- a CDS encoding YigZ family protein, translated to MEYNDTYQTIAFKSEEVLFKEKGSKFFGYAFPIENEDEVKPIIENLKKQHPHAVHYCYAYQLGTAPKISYRANDDGEPSNTAGAPIYGQIQSFGLTNLLVVVVRIFGGVKLGVGGLIAAYKTTAQMTLEVCEIIEKTIDVHFLISFDYKNMNKVMRVIKEKKLEITSQEMEIDEESGLPIGKIITKTRKKNAELVFDIFDLMFEIDIKII
- the prmC gene encoding peptide chain release factor N(5)-glutamine methyltransferase; amino-acid sequence: MKIKQYRTQFIKELSPFYDAYEAESFFYLILEDKHKLRQIDLALNHDLNFSESDFVVWNTLLSQLKKEVPIQYLLGKTSFYGLDFEVNENVLIPRPETEELVEWIINENSKTDKTKKLRILDIGTGSGCIAISLAKNLPNAEVYGFDVSKKAIETAKRNAINNKVDVTFVLLDILETDLITSNFDIIVSNPPYVRNLEKEEIKKNVLDYEPHLALFVEDNDALIFYRKIAVLAKNSLLENGQLFFEINQYLGKEMMDLMETMNYKNIELKKDIYDNDRMISCKVSKTL
- a CDS encoding nucleotide exchange factor GrpE; amino-acid sequence: MKFKDIFKNKSNMTTENTEFDQELDDVTLENNANGEQLIVEELSVEEQLAQDLAKEKDKFLRLFAEFENYKKRTSKERIDLFKTANQEVLLAMLPVLDDFDRATVEINKSDDENLKKGVELIHEKLKSTLVAKGLEQVEVRAGDAFNADFAEAITQIPAPSDKLKGKIVDVIEKGYKLGDKIIRFPKVVIGN
- a CDS encoding ABC transporter permease; amino-acid sequence: MMLKLFKENIRIAFGSIKTQLLRTILTVLIIAIGITALVGILTVVTALENTVSTNFASMGANTFNINQYENNVKNRGGNKREIVNPIISYPEAVAFKNKYKYPFTETSLSFTATSTAEVKFLDQKTDPEIKVLGVDEHFISNSGLEISLGRSFNQFDIENNTYSCVVGSDFEKGLLKDVNPIDKIISIRGARFKVIGVLKEKGSTFGNSQDLRVLIPIQVARSLFTAPNINYTMSVMVSKKELLDEAVDNATSTMRRVRKLSPVRDNNFGIGRSDDLINRILGITKYLGWASWIISIITILGSSIALMNIMIVSVTERTREIGVRKALGATKVTISVQFFIETLLIGQIGGMVGIVLGILIGFAFAAAMSFAFVIPWMAIFAAFATSFMVAIVSGLYPAIKASQLDPIEALRYE
- the dnaA gene encoding chromosomal replication initiator protein DnaA; protein product: MTKTAQSVWENCLSFIKDNIQDQAYKTWFEPIKSVELTDNALYIQVPSKFFYEWLEEHYVKLLKVALTKELGKNAKLLYKIKMENTYGNKQPFTEQLPSSNRVPMKPQEVDAPFKNLNPELKNPFVIPGIRNLKIESQLNANYSFDNFLEGDSNRLARSAGMAVANKPGGTSFNPLLIFGGVGLGKTHLAHAIGVEVKDKYPEKTVLYISAEIFTQQYIDSVKKNNRNDFIHFYQLIDVLIIDDVQFLSGKSGTQDVFFHIFNYLHQNGKQVILTSDKAPVDMQDIEQRLLSRFKWGLSAELHQPDYETRISILKNILYRDGVEMPEDIIEYVARNIKSNVRELEGAIISLIAQSSFNKKEVTIELAKSVVEKFVKNVKREISIDYIQKIVSDYFQLDIETLQSKTRKRHVVQARQLAMFFAKKFTKASLANIGSQIGDRDHATVLHACKTVDNLVSTDKQFKKFVEDINKKLTL